One window of uncultured Methanoregula sp. genomic DNA carries:
- a CDS encoding FHA domain-containing protein, translating to MAEKATVCISTDPAFLQELSEYLEVLSNPSRLKILKVIEKEPKEISEIASRIDTSYANTKKHIDQLVNIGLVKKEAGFGRETAKGIHPVWKFSLAEGSLEMLIKNMGVFSRINIPIGYGEIQGRLNDVRAAVLLESGKDCPALHLIEGRGAGRTFLLKKERVLLGRADADAPSKTSEGDIVLPEEYVAVTRITKPHAILTRAGTIWQIEDRGSSGGTYVNTELITPMHKVPLKNGDIIDLAMGEDAARFLFIANE from the coding sequence ATGGCCGAGAAAGCGACAGTCTGTATTTCAACAGATCCTGCCTTCCTGCAGGAACTATCAGAGTACCTGGAAGTGCTTTCCAACCCCTCCCGGTTGAAGATACTCAAGGTCATCGAGAAAGAACCAAAAGAGATCAGCGAGATCGCATCCCGCATAGATACGAGCTATGCAAATACAAAAAAGCACATCGACCAGCTCGTCAATATCGGTCTTGTAAAAAAGGAAGCAGGTTTCGGGAGGGAGACTGCAAAAGGCATACACCCGGTCTGGAAATTCTCCCTTGCTGAAGGCAGCCTCGAGATGCTGATTAAAAATATGGGGGTTTTCTCGCGGATCAATATCCCCATCGGATACGGTGAGATCCAGGGACGTCTCAACGATGTGAGGGCTGCAGTCCTGCTGGAATCGGGCAAGGATTGCCCGGCACTCCATCTTATTGAAGGTCGGGGAGCAGGCCGGACATTCCTCCTGAAAAAAGAGAGAGTCCTTCTTGGAAGGGCAGATGCAGATGCCCCGTCAAAAACCAGCGAAGGGGACATTGTACTGCCCGAAGAGTACGTGGCAGTGACCAGGATCACAAAACCCCATGCAATTCTCACACGGGCAGGAACGATCTGGCAGATCGAGGACCGGGGGAGTTCCGGGGGAACCTACGTGAATACGGAACTTATCACTCCCATGCACAAGGTCCCGTTGAAGAACGGAGATATCATCGATCTTGCTATGGGTGAAGATGCAGCACGGTTCCTGTTCATTGCAAACGAGTGA
- a CDS encoding protein kinase, producing the protein MAERHRLNRKGALFLEDRGTGGMLILICLFLFASPVAAAIVIYDGNSSAGSLQSSINAANTSDTILVPGGTYYENLVIDRPVVVQALDNNNPPKLVTSRGGTGINLTAKGITVDGMILTGSGKCGILIQSDNNKITNVSVSGFEQGICLKSAVNNDIVKNNIVNNTVGVVLDSESQANSFYVNYFDNPVDVESQSADVTWSSRPWEYQYGGQNFAGSLGNYWKKYTSSFTTGNGVGTNPYVIQQNASGVLSATKNPSAITDRAPLLSPPSAYTLLRQGEQQPAARGASIPKEDAAFPITGPGGLSSPPPFPGILVQFWWIVPIALIVSAAAGIWYERIRKRRATDDYQVREESLRGNTTIVKKTVPSTGDGSEGLHHYAAHLPPALEKKYPGAEYLAEGGACRVFRAWDPVENRAIAVKVPIRFDEVTGTQFTKELHVWQSLHHPNIVEIYGANIFPVPYIEMEFVESSLASLKFPLGQERAVAIVRGIARGLLYAHEQGIAHRDIKPGNILIAPDGTPKITDWGLAKAEGTKQSGIIGFSLEYAAPEQLAPNIYGEPGLWTDIYQLGVLFYEMVTGQVPFVGGGMGEVTQAILHDDPPHISLAGPEGAGIEAVISRCMKKYPAERYHSVAEIIADLEKIRF; encoded by the coding sequence ATGGCAGAAAGGCACAGATTGAACCGGAAGGGGGCACTATTTTTGGAAGACCGGGGCACTGGTGGCATGCTCATCCTGATCTGCCTGTTTTTATTTGCTTCCCCGGTAGCCGCTGCAATCGTGATCTATGACGGGAACAGCTCTGCGGGCTCTCTCCAGAGTAGTATCAACGCTGCCAATACGAGCGATACGATTCTCGTACCAGGAGGAACCTATTACGAAAATCTGGTCATAGATCGGCCGGTCGTCGTGCAGGCACTGGATAACAACAATCCCCCAAAACTGGTCACTTCTCGGGGTGGGACTGGCATCAATCTTACGGCAAAAGGGATTACCGTTGACGGGATGATCCTTACCGGGAGCGGGAAGTGCGGCATCCTCATCCAGTCGGATAACAACAAGATCACCAACGTCAGCGTCAGCGGGTTCGAGCAGGGGATATGCCTGAAGTCTGCGGTGAACAATGATATCGTAAAAAACAACATTGTCAACAATACGGTGGGCGTTGTCCTCGACAGCGAGTCCCAGGCAAACTCGTTCTACGTGAATTATTTCGATAACCCGGTTGACGTGGAGAGCCAGTCAGCCGATGTCACGTGGTCCAGCAGACCCTGGGAATACCAGTACGGGGGACAGAATTTTGCCGGTTCGCTGGGGAACTACTGGAAGAAATATACCAGCAGTTTTACTACCGGCAACGGGGTTGGAACGAATCCCTATGTCATCCAGCAGAATGCCAGCGGTGTTCTTTCGGCAACAAAGAATCCCAGTGCAATAACGGACAGAGCACCTCTTCTGAGCCCGCCAAGCGCGTATACGCTCCTGCGACAGGGAGAACAACAGCCGGCGGCACGCGGTGCTTCGATCCCCAAGGAGGATGCTGCATTTCCGATTACGGGTCCCGGAGGATTGTCGAGCCCACCCCCGTTTCCAGGGATTCTTGTCCAGTTCTGGTGGATCGTTCCTATAGCCCTGATTGTATCAGCCGCTGCAGGTATCTGGTACGAGCGGATACGCAAGAGGAGAGCAACGGATGACTACCAGGTGCGGGAGGAAAGCCTCAGGGGAAATACAACCATAGTGAAAAAGACCGTCCCGTCAACCGGGGATGGTTCCGAGGGGCTGCACCATTATGCTGCCCACCTGCCTCCGGCCCTGGAGAAAAAGTATCCCGGTGCGGAATATCTTGCCGAAGGAGGTGCTTGCCGGGTCTTTCGTGCATGGGACCCGGTTGAAAACCGGGCCATTGCCGTGAAAGTGCCTATCCGGTTCGATGAGGTGACCGGCACGCAGTTCACCAAGGAGCTTCACGTATGGCAAAGCCTCCACCACCCGAATATTGTCGAAATCTATGGGGCGAATATATTCCCGGTACCCTATATCGAGATGGAGTTCGTTGAGTCTTCGCTTGCTTCCCTGAAATTCCCTCTCGGACAGGAACGGGCAGTCGCAATCGTCAGGGGAATTGCCCGGGGACTCCTCTATGCCCATGAACAGGGAATCGCCCACCGGGACATAAAACCCGGAAACATCCTTATCGCTCCCGATGGAACACCGAAGATTACCGATTGGGGACTTGCAAAAGCGGAAGGGACAAAACAATCCGGCATCATCGGGTTTTCCCTGGAATATGCTGCACCGGAACAACTGGCTCCGAACATCTACGGGGAACCCGGCCTATGGACCGATATTTATCAGCTGGGGGTCCTGTTTTACGAGATGGTTACCGGACAGGTACCGTTTGTTGGCGGGGGCATGGGAGAAGTAACGCAGGCTATCCTGCACGACGACCCACCTCATATCTCCCTTGCAGGGCCGGAGGGGGCAGGAATTGAGGCGGTCATTTCCAGATGCATGAAAAAATACCCGGCAGAGCGGTACCATTCGGTAGCTGAGATTATTGCAGACCTGGAAAAGATACGGTTCTGA